A part of Drosophila ananassae strain 14024-0371.13 chromosome 2R, ASM1763931v2, whole genome shotgun sequence genomic DNA contains:
- the LOC6507870 gene encoding sodium-dependent phosphate transporter 1-B, which produces MESFSPDLLWMVVIGFLIAFVLAFGIGANDVANSFGTSVGSGVLTIRQACVLATVCEISGAVLIGYKVSDTMRKGILEVGLYEGAEDVLMLGCVAALASSAVWLLVATFMKLPISGTHSIVGSTIGFSLVARGVQGLKWSTLGTIVGSWFISPVLSGIVSILLFLAIRRFILRAQEPLKAGFRSLPIFYGATFFINVISVVLDGPKLLYMDNIPAWIALSASLGLSLLVAMLTQLVVVPLQRRKIAKRLRAENPVKFNFEDSVESSPSGSPKKQRRPLSLVSEGKPLPAIAEITELVSLSDNSPRAFKLAPFGLAAKNNNAPGEEYKIDPQLIKKAEDLLGKASLDNTDLTITSLNFIDEQQQQNQQQQNGRKLQECFKRVQSPKEEPKNKPNASGSDAGAGKETGATAKATNNNLQVVESAGSLDLMISSTLSPNSSKVPLIESKEALNEQEDEFKRATAGGRRASGGEETPEISMLFSFLQILTATFGSFAHGGNDVSNAIGPLIALYMIYREGSVMQQAESPIYILIYGGIGISVGLWLWGRRVIETIGNDLTKITSSTGFTIEIGAAITVLLASKIGLPISTTHCKVGSVVFVGHVSASGRKKDQPKGQDGSEVEKAAHQPNEEPLADGSVDWHLFRNIAYAWIVTVPVTALLSAGIMYVLCAIAVDDMGRN; this is translated from the exons ATGGAAAGTTTCTCGCCGGATCTGCTATGGATGGTCGTCATCGGCTTCCTGATCGCCTTCGTCCTGGCCTTCGGCATCGGCGCCAACGACGTGGCCAACTCCTTCGGCACTAGTGTTGGCTCAGGAGTCCTTACCATTCGACAGGCCTGCGTCTTGGCCACCGTTTGCGAGATATCCGGTGCCGTTTTAATTG GCTACAAAGTATCGGACACCATGCGCAAGGGCATCCTGGAGGTGGGACTGTACGAGGGCGCCGAGGACGTCCTGATGCTGGGCTGCGTGGCTGCCTTGGCCAGCAGCGCTGTTTGGCTTTTGGTCGCCACCTTCATGAAGCTGCCCATTTCGGGCACCCACAGCATTGTTGGCTCTACCATTGGCTTCTCATTGGTGGCCCGGGGTGTTCAGGGTCTTAAGTGGTCCACCCTGGGCACCATCGTGGGCTCGTGGTTCATCTCGCCAGTGCTGAGCGGTATAGTGAGCATCCTCCTCTTCCTGGCCATCCGCCGGTTCATCCTTCGCGCCCAAGAGCCCCTAAAGGCCGGATTCCGTTCGCTGCCCATCTTCTACGGCGCCACCTTCTTCATCAACGTGATCAGCGTAGTGCTGGACGGACCGAAGTTGCTCTACATGGACAACATCCCCGCCTGGATAGCGCTCAGCGCCAGCCTGGGCCTCTCGCTCCTGGTGGCGATGCTCACGCAGCTGGTGGTGGTGCCCCTGCAACGTCGGAAAATAGCCAAGCGCCTGCGTGCCGAGAATCCAGTCAAGTTCAACTTTGAGGACTCTGTGG AGTCCTCTCCGTCGGGAAGCCCCAAGAAGCAGCGGCGTCCTCTGTCGCTGGTCAGCGAGGGCAAGCCCCTGCCCGCCATCGCCGAGATCACCGAACTGGTCTCCTTGAGCGACAACTCGCCCAGGGCCTTCAAGCTGGCCCCCTTCGGGCTGGCGGCCAAGAACAACAACGCCCCCGGTGAGGAGTACAAGATCGACCCGCAGCTGATCAAGAAGGCCGAAGATCTGCTCGGCAAGGCCAGCCTGGACAACACCGACCTGACCATCACCAGTCTGAACTTCATCgacgagcagcagcagcagaaccaACAGCAGCAAAACGGCCGCAAGTTGCAGGAGTGTTTCAAGCGAGTCCAGTCGCCCAAGGAGGAGCCCAAG AACAAACCCAATGCCAGTGGATCGGATGCGGGAGCCGGAAAGGAAACGGGAGCTACTGCCAAAGCCACCAACAACAACTTGCAGGTGGTGGAGAGTGCCGGCAGTCTGGATTTGATGATCAGTTCCACGTTGTCGCCCAACTCCAGCAAGGTGCCGCTGATTGAGAGCAAGGAGGCGCTGAACGAGCAGGAGGACGAGTTCAAACGGGCGACGGCCGGCGGACGAAGGGCCAGCGGAGGCGAGGAGACTCCCGAGATTTCCATGCTCTTCTCCTTCCTCCAGATCCTGACGGCCACTTTCGGCAGTTTCGCGCACGGCGGCAATGATGTGAGCAACGCCATCGGTCCTCTGATCGCCCTGTACATGATCTATCGCGAGGGCTCGGTGATGCAGCAGGCGGAGAGTCCCATCTATATCCTGATCTATGGTGGCATCGGCATCTCCGTGGGCCTCTGGCTGTGGGGCAGACGCGTTATCGAGACCATTGGCAATGACCTCACCAAAATCACCTCATCGAC TGGCTTCACTATTGAAATCGGAGCGGCCATTACCGTACTGCTGGCCAGCAAAATTGGTCTGCCCATTTCGACAACTCACTGCAAGGTCGGTTCGGTGGTTTTCGTCGGTCATGTCAGTGCATCCGGACGGAAGAAGGATCAGCCCAAGGGCCAGGATGGATCGGAAGTGGAGAAGGCGGCCCATCAGCCGAATGAAGAGCCCCTGGCTGATGGCAGTGTCGATTGGCACTTGTTCCGGAATATCGCTTATGCCTGGATTGTGACGGTGCCGGTTACGGCGCTACTGAGTGCCGGAATAATGTACGTGCTCTGTGCGATCGCCGTGGATGACATGGGACGGAACTAG
- the LOC6507871 gene encoding levansucrase translates to MRFQLAFFLGSLALVATVCAQTTPTDPTTPPTDPTTPPATPTTPPATPTTPSLPTSPTTPPASTDPTASTAAPSTATTTAAPSGGGSKKTKCVRHFDRKIRRSGRKTKVHRNRSRGRRSSRN, encoded by the coding sequence ATGCGATTCCAACTGGCTTTCTTCCTTGGCTCCCTGGCCCTCGTTGCCACTGTCTGTGCCCAGACCACCCCAACGGATCCCACCACCCCTCCAACGGATCCCACTACCCCCCCGGCCACGCCTACTACGCCTCCGGCTACACCAACCACGCCTTCTTTGCCCACTTCCCCCACCACGCCTCCTGCATCCACTGATCCTACCGCCAGCACCGCAGCCCCTTCCACTGCCACTACCACCGCTGCTCCATCAGGCGGAGGATCCAAGAAGACAAAGTGTGTTCGCCATTTCGACCGTAAGATCAGGCGGTCCGGCAGGAAGACTAAAGTCCACCGTAACCGATCTCGCGGACGCAGGTCTTCCCGGAACTAA
- the LOC6507869 gene encoding 39S ribosomal protein L2, mitochondrial, protein MQSLTRLLNTALTLQTVQLAGRGIVGLQQLRGKTKVVEKPKPGAGQQFRRTVHFPEEYTVEPLKITHLAGRDPVSGRMVAKGIGGGVKQQYRWVKWVRDGPAEGAPQEELVLEILRDGCRTSKVALVAVGDELKYILATENMKAGDILKTSRVIPRIPVRPNEGDAYPLGALPVGTRIHCLEKNPGQQCHLIHAAGTFGTILRKFDDKVVVQLPSKREFAFHRTCMATVGRLSNTEHNKEHVGSAQRMRELGNRPRSGLWKRKEGKHGRKIRRLPPMTTISPPAPPKEEAIKLTLPL, encoded by the exons ATGCAAAGTCTAACGCGGCTGCTTAACACCGCCCTCACCCTGCAGACGGTGCAGCTGGCGGGCCGAGGAATCGTCGGCCTGCAGCAGCTGCGCGGCAAAACGAAAGTGGTGGAGAAGCCGAAACCAGGTGCCGGCCAGCAATTCCGGCGGACAGTCCACTTCCCAGAGGAGTACACCGTGGAGCCTTTGAAGATTACTCACTTGGCGGGACGGGATCCCGTCTCCGGACGCATGGTGGCTAAGGGCATTGGTGGCGGCGTCAAGCAGCAGTACCGCTGGGTCAAGTGGGTGCGCGATGGTCCCGCAGAGGGGGCGCCACAGGAGGAGCTTGTCCTCGAGATACTGCGCGACGGCTGTCGCACCTCCAAGGTGGCCCTGGTGGCCGTGGGAGATGAGCTCAAGTATATCCTTGCCACTGAGAACATGAAAGCCGGTGACATCCTAAAGACCTCTCGGGTAATCCCAAGGATTCCCG TGCGTCCCAATGAGGGCGATGCTTACCCTCTTGGCGCTCTGCCCGTCGGCACACGCATCCACTGTCTGGAGAAGAATCCCGGTCAGCAGTGCCATCTTATCCACGCCGCCGGCACCTTTGGCACAATTCTGCGCAAGTTCGATGACAAGGTGGTAGTGCAGCTGCCCTCCAAGCGAGAGTTCGCCTTTCATCGCACCTGCATGGCCACCGTGGGACGGCTGTCCAACACGGAGCACAACAAGGAGCACGTGGGCAGCGCGCAGCGGATGAGGGAGCTGGGCAATCGGCCGCGCTCCGGTCTGTGGAAGCGCAAGGAGGGTAAGCACGGCCGGAAGATACGACGCCTGCCGCCCATGACTACGATATCGCCACCCGCACCACCCAAGGAGGAGGCCATCAAGCTAACTCTGCCCCTGTGA
- the LOC26514385 gene encoding uclacyanin-3 → MRFQLAFFLGSLALVATVCAQTTPTDPTTPPTDPTTPPATPTTPPATPTTPSLPTSPTTPPASTDPTASTAAPSTATTTAAPSGGGSKKVKNIVHYKRKIHRGKVVKKTHRKRSRGRRSSRN, encoded by the coding sequence ATGCGATTCCAACTGGCTTTCTTCCTTGGCTCCCTGGCCCTTGTTGCCACTGTCTGTGCCCAGACCACTCCAACGGATCCCACCACCCCTCCAACGGATCCCACTACCCCCCCGGCCACGCCTACTACGCCTCCGGCTACACCAACCACGCCTTCTTTGCCCACTTCCCCCACCACGCCTCCTGCATCCACTGATCCTACCGCCAGCACCGCAGCCCCTTCCACTGCCACTACCACCGCTGCTCCATCAGGCGGAGGATCCAAGAAGGTCAAGAATATTGTTCATTATAAGAGGAAAATCCATCGGGGCAAGGTAGTAAAGAAAACGCACCGTAAGAGATCTCGCGGACGCAGGTCTTCCCGGAACTAA
- the LOC6507200 gene encoding ubiquitin fusion degradation protein 1 homolog: MFHFSGFNMMFPEGRNFTAAYKCFSVSMLPGNERSDVEKGGKIIMPNSALDTLTRLNVEYPMLFKLINGKKSRSSHAGVLEFVADEGKCYLPYWMMDNLLLEEGDILNIESVSLPVATFSKFQPHSTDFLDITNPKAVLENALRNFACLTKGDVIAIKYNKKVYELCVLETKPGNAVSIIECDMNVEFEAPVGYKDQSETQASGSGQQGAGAGAVGGELAGAANAVLEEVVETFKGSGVRLDGKKKKESQLETPVLKKVLPRGVPDYDFQFGLIRFDRNIRPISDRGNDKAGGSGNADGDDGESFHGTGFSMKKTRK, translated from the exons ATGTTCCACTTCAGCGGTTTCAATATGATGTTCCCGGAGGGGCGAAACTTTACGGCCGCTTACAAATGCTTCTCCGTGTCTATGTTGCCCGGAAATGAGCGCTCCGATGTGGAAAAGGGGGGCAAGA TTATCATGCCCAACTCGGCGCTGGACACACTCACTCGCCTGAACGTGGAATACCCAATGCTGTTCAAGCTCATCAATGGCAAGAAGTCCCGATCCTCACACGCCGGTGTCCTGGAGTTCGTCGCCGACGAGGGAAAGTGCTACCTGCCCTACTGGATGATGGACAATCTTCTGCTAGAAGAGGGCGACATTCTGAACATCGAGAGCGTGTCGCTGCCGGTGGCCACCTTCTCCAAATTCCAGCCGCACAGCACCGACTTCCTGGACATCACCAATCCGAAAGCTGTGCTGGAGAACGCCCTACGCAACTTCGCCTGCCTCACCAAGGGCGACGTCATTGCCATCAAGTACAACAAAAAGGTCTACGAGCTGTGCGTCCTGGAGACGAAGCCCGGCAATGCCGTCAGCATCATCGAGTGTGACATGAATGTGGAGTTCGAAGCGCCGGTTGGTTACAAGGATCAGTCAGAGACCCAGGCCTCGGGATCCGGGCAGCAGGGCGCCGGCGCTGGAGCGGTCGGTGGTGAGCTAGCCGGGGCGGCTAACGCcgttctggaggaggtggtggagACTTTCAAGGGCTCTGGCGTTCGTCTGGATGGCAAGAAGAAAAAGGAGAGTCAGCTGGAGACCCCGGTGCTGAAGAAAGTCTTGCCCCGCGGCGTGCCCGACTATGATTTCCAGTTCGGTCTGATCCGATTCGATCGCAACATTCGGCCCATTAGCGACAGGGGGAACGACAAGGCCGGTGGATCCGGGAACGCCGATGGAGACGATGGCGAAAGCTTCCATGGCACCGGCTTTTCCATGAAGAAAACGCGCAAATAG